A stretch of Rhinoderma darwinii isolate aRhiDar2 unplaced genomic scaffold, aRhiDar2.hap1 Scaffold_977, whole genome shotgun sequence DNA encodes these proteins:
- the APEX2 gene encoding DNA-(apurinic or apyrimidinic site) endonuclease 2, with the protein MSGDGRESSSMKIVSWNINGIRATRIELKDILDSLDADIICLQETKVTRDLLEEPVAVVEGYNSYFSFSRVKSGYSGVATFCKNSSTPLAAEEGLSGQLTGQKGSIGCYGSTEQFSEEELLSLDQEGRAVITRHKILAMDGEEDTLTVINVYCPRADPEKPERKTYKLRFYSLLQIRAETILRSGSHVIILGDVNTSHKPLDHCDPTALENFEENPGRQWLNQFLSDPVVSEMEDSDKPNGGLFLDSFRYFHPTQKNAFTCWCTVSGARQTNYGTRLDYILGNRKLVEAEFLDSIIMPEVEGSDHCPVKALMKCFPLAADKCPSLCTKYLPEFAGRQQKLSQFLVKKNKDLEASAGDTKELPSSQSSSEGSEPSSAQKRTIEKVSVNNGKKGKPSSKGGQGSLLGFFKPVVPKSKTLSEGQNNSTNPASETKNVKATTQQDCTTNVTLGAQNGNQQQSAFWKTLLKGPPPPPNCKGHKEPCVLRTVKKAGPNLGRQFYVCSRPLGHSSNLQARCNFFLWVTKKSAADG; encoded by the exons tATGAAGATTGTGAGCTGGAATATTAATGGTATTCGAGCAACTCGTATAGAGTTAAAAGACATCTTGGACTCTTTGGATGCCGACATCATCTGTCTTCAGGAAACTAAAGTCACCA GAGATTTGCTTGAGGAGCCTGTCGCCGTAGTAGAAGGGTATAATTCCTACTTCAGTTTCAGCCGTGTGAAAAGTGGATACTCTG GAGTCGCTACGTTCTGTAAAAACAGCTCAACCCCGCTGGCGGCAGAGGAGGGACTTTCTGGACAACTGACTGGTCAGAAAGGGTCCATTGGCTGCTATGGTAGCACAGAGCAATTCTCTGAAGAGGAGCTACTGTCCCTGGACCAAGAAGGAAGAGCGGTGATCACACGGCACAAGATTCT CGCAATGGACGGTGAGGAGGACACCCTGACAGTCATCAATGTTTACTGCCCAAGAGCAGACCCGGAGAAGCCTGAACGCAAGACTTACAAGCTGCGCTTTTACAGTTTGCTTCAGATCCGGGCAGAAACCATTTTGAGAAGTGGCAG CCATGTGATTATACTTGGTGATGTGAATACGTCTCATAAACCCCTTGACCACTGTGATCCTACAGCTCTG GAAAACTTTGAGGAGAACCCAGGACGTCAGTGGTTGAACCAGTTCCTTTCTGACCCTGTTGTATCTGAAATGGAAGATTCAGATAAACCAAATGGAGGTTTGTTTCTTGACAGTTTCCGTTACTTTCACCCCACGCAAAAGAACGCCTTTACATGCTGGTGCACTGTTTCTGGTGCACGGCAGACCAACTACGGCACCCGCTTAGACTATATTTTGGGCAACCGGAAACTGGTAGAGGCTGAGTTTTTGGATTCCATTATTATGCCAGAGGTTGAAGGATCTGACCATTGCCCAGTTAAGGCACTTATGAAATGTTTCCCATTGGCAGCTGACAAATGCCCGTCACTCTGCACCAAATACCTGCCAGAGTTTGCTGGTCGGCAGCAGAAACTTTCCCAGTTTTTGGTAAAAAAGAACAAAGACCTTGAGGCTTCCGCTGGGGACACTAAGGAGTTGCCAAGCTCTCAATCCTCAAGCGAAGGCTCTGAACCAAGTTCTGCCCAGAAGAGGACAATtgagaaggtgagtgtaaataatGGTAAGAAAGGTAAACCAAGCTCTAAAGGTGGGCAGGGCAGTCTCCTTGGCTTCTTCAAACCCGTGGTCCCCAAATCAAAAACCTTGAGTGAAGGACAAAACAATTCTACTAACCCTGCGTCTGAGACGAAGAATGTGAAGGCAACGACACAACAAGACTGCACAACAAATGTTACCTTGGGAGCGCAAAATGGAAACCAACAGCAGAGTGCCTTCTGGAAGACCCTTCTGAAAGGACCACCTCCTCCACCCAACTGTAAAGGGCATAAAGAACCCTGTGTCTTGCGAACAGTAAAAAAGGCTGGTCCTAACCTCGGCCGTCAGTTCTATGTTTGCTCACGGCCTTTGGGCCACTCTTCCAACCTACAGGCACGTTGCAACTTTTTTCTCTGGGTTactaaaaaatctgcagcagatggATGA